The Vigna unguiculata cultivar IT97K-499-35 chromosome 1, ASM411807v1, whole genome shotgun sequence nucleotide sequence AAACCAGTGTTCAAAGAGACGAAGTGTCCAAATTTAAAAAGTCTATCTACTACGACCATGACTATAGAATAACCATGTGATAAAGGTAAATGTGTAATAAAATCTAAAGTAATATCATCCTAGACCTGATTCGAAATATGTAAAGGATGCAACAAACCCTAAGGCAGAGCATGATCTGATTTTTCTTGTTGACAGATGGTGCAGCCACAACAAACCTACGAATGTCAGTCGACATATTTGGCCAATAAAACTAAGAAGTTATCCTAGCAATTGTTTTAGTAATACCTGCATGGCCTCCAATCTTATTGACATgaaattcataacaaattttgtgttttaattggTCAGATGAAGGGACTActagtatgtttttttttcaaaacaacaaTCCCTGTTTTGTAGAATAATTAGAATCTGAAAGTTTTCCATTAACACATTGATcatataattcatataaaatagtATCTTGAGCAAGGAGATCCTTAACCTCTTGAAGCCATAATCCTGTAGGGGCATACCAAGCCATAGAAAAAATTCTAGACAACAAATCAGCAGCAACATTATCCTTACCAGGTTTATATTGAATAGTAAATCAAGtagctttaaaaaaatattataactaagtaataatgaaaataaatgatataaataaataaataaagaaaagataGGGAAAAAGATATAACTCTTCATTAATTAAAGGAATCTTATCTTAATACATGATTACATTACATTTAATACATGCATTCATTACTTGGCACATGCATGACGTGTAAAtggatgatgaaggaaagatGAGACATAATGCACATGTATTACATTTAATGCGATGATTACTTTacaaaattttggtttataAATAGGTTTCATATGATAGGAATGTGAAAGAGTGAAGAGAAAGGGAGAGTTACGTGaggtaaaaaagaaagaaagagagaaagggaGAAGTTGGAGTAAGAGATTAGAAAAATTTTAACCTTCTAGAAGTATTGCTAGTGTGCCCCTTCAATCAATAAGataagggggagtgaggttaagccatttttatgttaatcttgataaactcatatgtgttatattattatttttttatttattttgaattatatattattttatttacttccatttaacttatttttatttattatcctctttatttatttatatttatattatgtaacTTCTCTCGAGTTAAGTactagtcctatttatttatttctctccagttacgcactagtctcgtttatttatttcatttaattttatctccagttatacactggtcttatttatttatgggttaagtatgtttttagtcctcaaactttgactcaaaattggaattcgtccttgtctgaaacttcgatacattttggtccctaaactttaaaaatgaatgaatatagtctttttaacccaattatgttaaatttttttgaggTGTCGAAcacttttcatattattattggagttttttacactatttgacacattcttGGTTCAATATCTACTGAGAAATATGTTCGACACttcaaaaaaagttaacgtaattgagttaaaaggactatagtcattcatttttaaagtttagggaccaaaatctATTGAAGTTTCAgacagggacgaattccaattttgggtcaaagttcagggactaaaaacatacttaaccctttatttattttatttaatttatcttcagttacaCACATGTCctgtttatctattttatttaattatctcATATTACGTACTATCTAttcattcatttcatttcatttatctCTAATTTTGCacgaatatttatattaatttatatcttattttattttataacattctaATCCGTATATAGctaattatttaaagttcttgctttgattcttgttttgttttatcattattttataatttgaaaaatataaaaataaagtaaaagaaaatattattttatttagtgagcttgGACAAAAGAAAGTTATCtatatgttttattgttattttatattctttgtgtatgtgtatatatattattggtaAAAAATGACATAACTTGAGAGTCATTACATTTTATGGTCTTTGAATATgtccaagagtatgtcagttgaGAAAGAAtattaagtctggtttcaataagttgaaaTAAAACCAATGTCAGAGTCTTTGTATTTGAGAAGTCACAGTTTAGTACATtacgggatgaaaggcagggaccatggtggtgTCTAATGGGAGAAgattcaaaaacataaataaccAAAACAGAATATCAAACCCTAAGTTGGGTCATATTGAAACATAAATTGAAGTGCAAACAAGATTTCTAAATCTTCAATGGAACGAAAAAGATTGTTGTAGCATAAAAAACGAAAACCCTACACATGGGTGCTATTCCAAGTCACTACAAACCAAAAAATGAAATGTCCAACCTACCAAATGTGCAGAAAACGCAAACGCAACAATGAGTATTGTCAATAATGCATAAAAACGTTAATAAAGAGTGATAAAACGTGAAAATGAAGAAGGCACCTCCATGGGTCACCATCTAAAGCTAAAAAAAACGTGAAAATGGAGTGTGAGAAAGAAGAAGGTAGTTACTCATGAAAAATGAGACCTAAATTTCGTGCTCCTCTCACCTTAGATccatatatttacaaaaatgacaTTCTAGTcaaaagaattacaaaaatgccattatGGATCCAATCAtttaaatgatgtggaaatgacatggacaagggtggcaatgatgtggcaactatctcttcatcttaagattagtttccaagctccaaaatttcttcacaaaatacctaaaaataattagaaacaaaaattagacaacttaatgccaaattactcaaaatttgaaataatggcccaatgaagcccaattgatAAAAGTGTACTAACaaaagacaattaagcactaaatcACCATCAATAAGGCACAAAAAAGACaatagaatatgaaaaaataatgactcatcagccAAACTATTTGATAATATACCATTTGAACATAAACAAGAttgtaataaaagaaaaactattttggaGATTTGAGACAACTTTATAGATATAATAATACAAGTCAAACACTTGAGAGGGAGGAGAAAAAATGTGCGATAAACACAgcaaaaaatatgattaaaaaactaaaacacaatattatatatatatatatatatatatatatatataagctaTTCAGGttatttaataaactataaatattttaatagtttaaactAGACATATAGTATTAAGATAGATATGAAGACAATAATAGATATGTACATATTCATCTCCTTTttcatacataatttaaaagaattaaatattatctATAACCACATTCGATTAAGGCAaagtatatatttgtttaaataattttcaccaaaacaaatttaattatcaacTAATCAAGACTTGGttagtatatatttatttttcttagtcGCACCAAACATATGTAACAACCTATTATTATGCCTACAAATATCAAAGTCTTTAGGAATGCAAAAGCAAACGATGAGGAAGTTTTTATATTAGCAGAAACTAGAGTTTGGGTATGGATCACAAATAAGTATTCAACAACTATTTTCTCTTATTCTGATTGGTGTTTTATGTCCAAAATCACAAGCTTACTCATTCTTTGAATGTCTACTCCTCCTTTAAATAAGTAGAACATGAACAtggtgaatgatgctttgagtTTCGTGATTTGTTTAACACATAAGGGTTCATACAAAACAACACATTTTTCTAGAGATGTCAAAGCGGGCAAGTAACATTGCAAAGGGCAGGCCGGGTTGGAGTTTCCAACCACCAGCCATGGCCCGGCCGCCTAACCCACCCAATTGGTGGGCCAAAGGCGAGCCAACTCACCCTGGCCCGCAAAcccgttttttttttacttttttaattaattttaaattaaaaattattaaaataaataaaattttttatattatattaaaaaatttataaacaatagtttaaaaaaagttaaaggaaaaataaaaaaaataaaaaaaattaaaaaaaattaaaaaagttaaaaaaaaaatagtggtaGGCCAGCCTGCCGGTCCGCCAGCCTGCCCTACGGCGAGACAGGTTACAATATTCAACTCGTTTTGCTGTGACGGGCTAGCCTGACCCGGCCTGTTTTTGGCGAGCCAAAGGTGGGGAtgggccaaaacgggccagaCTAGCCCGTTTTGATACCCATACCTTTTCGTAGTGTTTTCAAGTTTTCTAATGCAAGTTCTTCAGTGAAAATGGAAAGAAGAATGTTATGCTACCTTTGGAAAGAATATGCTCATGACTATGATGTTACTACCAAGGTTTCACGCAAATGTCAACAATCATGTTCTTAAGGTTTTAACCTCGAAGGTCGATTATGTGGAAGCTTTAATATAAAAGATCTTTGTTATTCTGTTGGAATTTTCATTTTGGTTGCTTTCGcagttgtcaaaattttattagacGTGAGCCTTTATCCTTTCTTGAGTGTTTTGTTTTACAAAAGCTTGTTTGGCTATGCTTTTGTATATAATggtatctttattttattttattttcttatttgtatAAGGGTTGAAATAATCATGTTGTCCCTTTTTCAATTCATATTTGTTATCGCTGATAAATAAAGAATCAAAGTCTTTCTAGATTTGGATTAATGATAGAAAATAGCGTAAAATTAGATGGTTAATCGGTTATCAATCCAAACCTCCAACTAAATAGGTGAAGTTCAATCTTCCATAATTAATGGCAAAACAACACTACCGATGTCTATACAGTTCTGAACCATTTTCTTGAAGAATCCTTCATGTAAAAAAAGTGTCACATAAATGGAATATGATCCACTTCATTATTTGACATTCCCTGTAGAATCCACTTTCCACTTTATTCTGATATCCCAATATAGGCAGGTTTTTGCCTCAAGGCTGATCCAAACTAATAGACGGTTAATATAAGAAACTAAGAATGCTACATAAGTGAAAGACCTTCTTTAATTCTTGTAGAGAGTTCCATGGCATGgatatttagataatttttttatgaatacttcagaaaaaaaattaagtaaaagttTCTGAACTTCTCACATAAGTAAAAGTTAACTGGTGTCtttaacttttaaacaataCTTCTTAACTTCATTTCTATAAAAAAGTGAGATTTACAAGTTGAtttatctattcatttttaCACCGATATAGAAATTCATCCAGaaattgatttgaatttttGGCAAGAACAATAGTGATATATAACACTGCTGTACTTAGCAGTATGAACATTATCTTGATGAATTGATATTGCTATGCCTCTCGTGCATTGATGGAATATGATGCATTTGATCATTGACATTCCAGGGAGAACCTCTTTGTGACTTTATTCTTGATACCCCCATTTAAGCAGGGCTTTCTCTCAAGGCTGACCTACACTGAAATTTTTGCCCATCTCCATATTCGTGGCTTTTAATGCCATACACAtgcctctttttcttttcctcctccttttattttctctttccatGTTTCCTTTCTCAAAATTTCAACCATTTTATAACCAGATACCTAAAACCATTGAAGGGGCAACAAAGATTAGATAAGAACAACAGCCAAACACCGCAGGATCATAATCTGATGGTGCGAATAGCGTTGCTTTAGTAAAGGAGATTTAGACAAATTTCTGTAAAGAAGCATAAATGAAACTTTGTTTCAAAAGCATATAAGCAtgtaaaagatataaaagaaatgTAATGCACAAGAAAGAATACCACCATCTTCATTACTTTAAAGATCTATACATATCAATCTCATAGACCCCGTCACCACCTCAACAAGTAAAAGCCTAAAATAATGTAATGAAAAGTTCAAAGCATATACATAGATTTGCCCAACCAAATAAGCAAACTAAGTTACAAATCGACATTTTCAGTAACGATCTAATTACATACTTTAAAATTTGTGCAACTGTGGATTGAAATCTAACAACGTCATCGCCTGTAATGTTCTATATACAGCATATAAGTACAAAggtgaaaaataagaaaaacctGAAGAggctattatgaataaaatatgatCCAATGGGTCCATGCAAAAAGATAtagtgaatataaatttatccaGTGGGTTCCTCCTACCAATTTGAACAGATACGGTGCAATAAAACATGACAATCATCACTAGCCTATAGTCATCATCCCCTTATAATCATCTCCAACATGTCACTCATCATGAGTGATTGATGAGTTATAATAATTCATCAGAACATTCTCTGACCTCTGAAGGCACAAATTACTAGAACTATAGGGGAAAAGATAAAGTGCGATTTGtcaagaaagaaacaaaagcaGCTTCAACTCAACGAGATGTACTCCATACTATTCCCTAACAAACCTCGAGTGTCTGCATGCGCACGCCGCCGTGATTCATTGCTGCTTGAGGATTATCTCTTGAAGACCTTTACTAAAGCTAGCTGGCGCGTGTGCATAGTAGAATTATGGGAATCAGGTGCAACTTAAAGACTAAgatgtttgtaaaaattgattgaattttaacGAATATACCAAAGTTCAATGCAACTTTGAACCTGTAAATATAAGAGATAATTCAAGTTGGGAACATTTATAAGGTTTAACTCttcattatttcttttcatttactaAATTCAGATCTTGTTTAGGAGAATAATAGTTATAGCCTAATAATGTAAATTGTTCCAATGACTACTGTTAAATCTGACATTTTTTCTAGGGCCAAACAGGCAATTCTAACCCAAAACACGagtttttttcatatttaaatatcaaattcatACTTTATTTAGTAAAATCAGAAATATATTATCTGAAGCAGCAACTTATTAATTAGTCTATTCTTTTGGCATTTAGTATTTATACATTAAAGATGTAAAAGAAACATATCTTGCTATTTCACATTATTTATACATCAAAGATGCATACACGCTCCATGCTATTTCACATTAATGTAAATTAAAGATGTACAGACAATCCATGCTATTTCACattgagagagaaaagagagaagatACTATCTTCTTTTGGTGAACCAAAAGTTATGTGACTTACGTCCCAAAGATTTACTAGAGTGAAGAGAGATCTAAAGACTCAAAGCAATctttaagataattatttactaaCAAAATCCTTGCATCGACACGGAAAGATAAGCCCACATCTTTGGGAAATATGAGTATAATCCGTACCAAAACTAGACTAACTTTTAATGACATACGTAGATATGATATAACTGGAGTGAGTGATAGCAGAACAAATTAGTGCCCATATATCATTATTCATGAATGGAGCATGTAAGacagtttttatatatattttttttcaaaagttgatgGATAGATCATTGATATGTTTCATACTATACTATTAATTCTTAATATGACAGCTTTTGattttacaaaaagtaaaataaagtaattgCGGTACATAACTTCAATGGAAGAAGTAGCAAGAGAAAACAAAATTCCATAACTGTTTAGAGAACAAAATTTGAAACTGACAACCATATATATCTGCAtgcaattttctttaatttcgaCACAACTGCGACGAAAACCACGACATAAATCCATGCTCACTGCATAGAACAAGTAGAAGCAAATACAccaaaagggaaaaaaaataacaattgaaAGTTTTTCTTTTGGTCCATAACTATTGAAAGGTTAACTGAAACTTTGGCAATTGACAAACCATGGcatttttgtgtgattttggtGTTTGAGCCCACAAGAGGAACCAAACCGTTCAATCGATTCGATTCCAAAGCAGAAAACAAGCAACAAAACGAAAGACGGGACCTTTGGTAAGCAAAAATCGGCATCTGCTGGATTCTGTACGCATGGGAATGTATGTGTATGGGCAAGGCTATGGCCATAAACCCTCCAAAAACTCAATTATCACATTCACAGTTCTTCAAACGAACAAAGCAAAAAGCAAAAAGCAAAGCTGTCGGCTTCAtcaccatctttatctttaacTTTTACCTACTCTACCATATGCCCAACCCAATGCTTCTTTTTATCAGAACCATGTTCCTGCTTTTACGCACCGTATAAGAACCCTAAACCCAAATCATTCAATTCCATTTTCCAGTTTCCATTTTCCACCAATTCTCAATTCTCAATTCTCAATCAAGCAAACACTAAATCACACAAACATGGAGATATTATCACAAATGTGGTCTCTGTTAGGGTTACTCACCGTGCTCCAAAACGTTCTCCCATCTCAGCTTCTCTCGTTGCTCCATTCCTTATACGAATCTCTGCAAGATCTGCTTTCTCCGTATTCCTATTTCGAGATTCCAGAGTTCAACGGCTACTGCGGCGTCGACCTCAACGACCTCTACCGCCACGTGCACCTCTACCTCAATGCCGCCAACCACGCCCCCGGCGCCGCGTGCCGCCGACTAACTCTCTCCCGCTCGCCGTCCTCGAACCGCATCTCCTTCGCTGTCGCCCCGAACCACACCGTCCACGACGCCTTCGGCGGCCACCGCGTCACTTGGACGCATCACGTTGAGACCGCGCAGGACTCACTTGAGGAGAAGCGCAGCTTCACACTGCGCCTCCCGAAGCGCCACCGCCACGCGCTCCTCTCTCCCTACCTCGCCCACGTAACCGCACGCGCCGAGGAGTTCGAGCGCGTCTCGCGAGAGCGCAGACTCTTCACCAACAATACCACCGGGTCGGGTTCCTTCGAATCGGGTTGGGTCTCCGTCCCCTTCCGTCACCCCTCCACCTTCGAAACCCTCGCCCTCGAGCCCGAACTGAAGAGACAAATAAAAAACGACTTAACGGCTTTCGCTGACGGCAAAGAGTTTTACAACCGGGTGGGCCGGGCCTGGAAACGTGGGTATTTACTCCACGGCCCACCCGGGTCGGGTAAATCGAGTTTAATAGCCGCTATGGCAAATTTTCTCTGTTACGACGTTTACGACTTGGAACTAACCAAAGTCTCTGATAACTCCGAGTTACGGTCGTTACTAATCCAAACGACAAACCGTTCTATTATCGTTATCGAGGACATTGACTGTTCCGTTGACTTAACGGCAGACAGAACAACGAAGAAAACGCAGGCAGCGAAATTGTCGAAGAGAAAGAAGTCTCAAACGGCGTCGTTCACGCGCTGCGAGGAGAGTGGGCGCGTGACGCTTTCGGGGCTTTTGAATTTCACCGACGGGTTATGGTCTTGCTGCGGTGACGAGAGGATTGTGGTGTTTACGACCAACCATAGGGATAGTGTGGACCCCGCGCTCGTGCGATGTGGCCGCATGGACGTCCACGTCAGCCTCAACACGTGTGGGGTTCACGCGTTCCGCGAGCTCGCGCGGAACTATCTTGGTGTAGACTCGCACGTGCTGTTCGAGGCCGTTGAGGGTTGCATTCGCTCGGGTGGGTCTCTCACGCCCGCACACGTGGGAGAGATTTTGCTGCGGAATAGAGGGGATGCTGACGTGGCGATGAGGGAAGTGCTGGCGGCCATGCAGGGACGGATGCTGGCCGCTGCCGCCGTCGCTGACCAGGCGGAGAACGAGGAAACTACGGTTGGAGTGAGGTCGCCGGAGAGCGTGCTGCTGATGGGGTCGCCGGAGAATTGGGATGCTTTGAGCGGAAAGAAGAGGAAGGAACAACACGGGGGTAATAATAATTGGGATAAAAAGGTCAAGTTTTTCGTTAGGTTAAGGTCGTTGACCAGATCTGACCCTGgtagataaatttttaattttaatttttttgaaaaaacccAAAATTTGGATGCATGTAGGTTTGTTTGTGTACTGTGATtagtgtttatttttatcaacttatttattttttgtagaaCGTATAAAAGTGCTTGCCTCgtgtttttaatgttttgatGTAAGGTAATGCTTTTGGGCAACCTTGCATATAATTACACGTTGCCGtaattaacatttaattgtAGCTATATCATtttaaacaaattgaaaaaatattaaataaaattttgtattaaaaaatgcCTTAAAATTCTAATCAAATGAATACTATTTCAGagatttctttttgtttaaataaggtgacattacattaattttgtttatcgTTTAGACTGATTAAACAATTTTgcttatattaaaaattaggaATAAAAGCTATTATTGTGAAAATGCTTGAGATTTGACACATTTAGGCCGGttaaaacatgaaaatcgagTAAGTTGGATTAGAACAATTTTTATACGGTTCTTAATTTGATGAATAAAGTTATAGTGTAAAGTCATTagttctgaaaaaaaaaacacaactaaaataactgatataatttttttaaacttgaaaGAATATTACTAATGAACAAAATGACAAAGAGAGACTTGTAAAAACTccctcaaacaaaaataaaaatcatgatttgtccatactaaaaaataaatctattatgaTCAACAAAAAAGTCTTAATCAACTATACTATATAGTGTTAATAATCAGCCAAACAATAATTTGATGAATAAAGCTATAGTGTAAAGTCATTagtgatggggaaaacaacaacataaCCAAAATACCAGAGAATGCACTTGATATAATGTCCCTACTTGCAAAAATTTATGAGGAGCAACTACTAATGAACAACAATAATCAATCATCAAAATCACAAACAAAAACACCAAGATTTTACTGTGAACCCCCCccccaaaaaaaaaaggataaaaaccAAGAGTTATCCATACTAAAGAAAtagttttattatgattaacAAATAATACAAATGAGTCTTAATCACCTACACAAAATAGTGCTAACACTCAGTCAAACagcaaagcaacaaagcttgtaaataaaaaacaagaaagataaaaaaaaaaactaaatacacAATTATAGTGTAAACTGACTTTCTCCTAACTCAGACCTTGTATCAATGATCTGAACTATCAGAATGAAGAACGAGATGTCTTGAACCTATTGTCAAATTTTAAGCACAGTGGTGAATGAATCTGCAATATCAATTTTATAGTGGCGTGATAACTTAgtgaaaaaaatgaacaaatatttttcttcttcctttctttgAATGTGTTGGTGTTCTCTAAGTGAATATGACTCTCCCTTTTCTGCCTCTCTCTTACTTTTTAGCACTTTCTCCACTAAATTCAATGAGACATCAAATAAGCTTCTCAACTTTTGGGTCTATAGGAATGAGTCTGATTCCTAACAATTAGACCATAAACCTTCATATTGAGCTGACATTTGTTACGGTCATCATTCGATTCAAAGAATCTCCGCTCCAGAACtataaatgaaattttcatCTCATACGTCTCCCCCCTTATGTGTGCAATGTGAAAAATccataaaatcaaaaaatattctAGTATTCTCATTCTCAACTGAACAGAGCTAGTGTTTTTACAATAAATCTCTAGCCAACCTTTCTgtcaaaaattatttcttaacatTAAGTATGTAAGGTacttcataaaaaaaacaagaattttcaacaatttctttgTCCTCTACGCTACTTAATTTCCTGGAATTAGTCACCTCAATATTCTTCGATGGTTCTATGGGTATCCAAAATATGAACGAGATGGATATTTATTGTCTCAACCATTCTTGTCAGTCCCAATCTCGATAAGCCATGTATAtagataaatacaaaattttcgtGTCCTTGATTCCCAAACATAGTGTTTCTTTTCCAATGTTACCTATCAGTACTAGTAATTTAGAGTTGACCTAACCTCATAAGTATAGGTAACATTTCGCTTAATACTAGAAACATAAAATTCTAAGTTGTTATACATTTCgggtttatatttgtttatatttattttatgagaaaAATTTATGTTAAGTATATTTGATAAAGAATAAGCTTGTTTAACTTGAAAAATAAGTCTTTTAAAAAGAAAGTGATTTATTcataagtaatttaaaaaaaatatcttgaataTAATGATagttacaattataaaaaatgtttttttactttaaagtaattatttactTGTTTGAGTAAGtgtcttttatttcattttgagATTTCATAGAAagaatttttaaacatttataaaataacgtgttggttttgaaaaaaaaaagttttttaattagataattattatattagaaataataaaaattaaaatgtcaaagttatttaaaaactaaatacgTAGAAAAGCTAATCTTGCAATcgaaatatcaattaattaatttgtgatAGTACCTTTTACTTGTACGTATCTACAATACTTGAGTTAGCTTTTACGATTCTTCGAGATAAGATATATTAGTAACATCtccatcatttaaattttgttttgtattacgaagtttttaaaaatcttttaagtCTACCATtctaaatgaaataaataaatacgtGTTAAAAATATCGCGTAAGACAtaatgattcaaaataaaaataattcaaggtatataaaaaaaattatatttaagagtGTATAGAACGATCAAACACCTAGAAGTAACAAGTCAACTCAGAGACAGATCGGTTATGACGATCTACGACATCAAGCATCACCGATCAGTATTGATCATATTAGGACATGATTGAACCATATTTAGGTCGATAGTGAGTAAAAACTCATTACAAACTAGGTCGGTGGTGAGTAAAAACTCATTACAACTGTATAAATATGAGGTCCATGTAAGGTAGTTTTTTACATTGATCACTAAATTTATTACCCTTCGACTCGAAAATCTATTAACTTAAGCATTA carries:
- the LOC114184159 gene encoding AAA-ATPase At4g25835-like, with the translated sequence MEILSQMWSLLGLLTVLQNVLPSQLLSLLHSLYESLQDLLSPYSYFEIPEFNGYCGVDLNDLYRHVHLYLNAANHAPGAACRRLTLSRSPSSNRISFAVAPNHTVHDAFGGHRVTWTHHVETAQDSLEEKRSFTLRLPKRHRHALLSPYLAHVTARAEEFERVSRERRLFTNNTTGSGSFESGWVSVPFRHPSTFETLALEPELKRQIKNDLTAFADGKEFYNRVGRAWKRGYLLHGPPGSGKSSLIAAMANFLCYDVYDLELTKVSDNSELRSLLIQTTNRSIIVIEDIDCSVDLTADRTTKKTQAAKLSKRKKSQTASFTRCEESGRVTLSGLLNFTDGLWSCCGDERIVVFTTNHRDSVDPALVRCGRMDVHVSLNTCGVHAFRELARNYLGVDSHVLFEAVEGCIRSGGSLTPAHVGEILLRNRGDADVAMREVLAAMQGRMLAAAAVADQAENEETTVGVRSPESVLLMGSPENWDALSGKKRKEQHGGNNNWDKKVKFFVRLRSLTRSDPGR